A genomic region of Rhipicephalus sanguineus isolate Rsan-2018 chromosome 1, BIME_Rsan_1.4, whole genome shotgun sequence contains the following coding sequences:
- the LOC125757968 gene encoding uncharacterized protein LOC125757968, producing the protein MQAAIEPFSGKNWSSWMQRLTFYFVANDVCDEQKKRALLLTLCGADTFETACALVAPKTPGEVGYTDIVALLQKHFDPRPSELYSRYVFQRRDQRPEESISNYVAALRSLSADCNFGVPATTSATSTPPAEGHAAVLANPTMLPQDVMLRDRFVCGIRDEHLQQRLFAEKDLTFQRALDLALSSESASKQQRGLKGATSSAEVHKTSQSKKESKHSAQQRRCYRCDGWHEADTCKFRTAQCRFCSKKGHIENACISKKKKNKEGNLNARQGTHMVNAQPVCYDLEDTDRCYDLHAVSGRQPCPKFLVDVKVEGRPLKFEVDTGAACSLISEATYHLTWPANAPKLSREPLDLRTWSGEELDTVGSAQVRVRFKSKDYVLPLLIMKGTGCNLLGRDWFSALNIRVHGINQVAEPSKEIQEVLARHPDVFKEGIDGYVGPLVHLDLEEDYRSTVNAVVKKTAYPLPTTAEVFAKLSGGTTFSTLDLYQAYQQLRVDDETAALLTVNTTKGLFKRKRRRRMICPQRPTPSIAKLRPGWTLVRRKLAMTNPAGPRSTKVRLGPNVIGVHLTDTVTPSKG; encoded by the exons ATGCAGGCCGCCATCGAGCCTTTTAGCGGCAAGAACTGGTCATCCTGGATGCAGCGCCTGACCTTCTACTTCGtggcgaacgacgtctgcgacgaacaaaagaagcgcgcgctcctcctgaCGCTATGCGGAGCCGACACCTTTGAGACTGCCTGCGCTCTGGTCGCACCGAAGACGCCTGGAGAGGTGGGCTATACCGACATAGTTGCCCTTCTGCAGAAACACTTCGATCCACGACCGTCTGAGTTGTACAGCCGGTACGTCTTCCAGCGACGCGACCAGCGGCCGGAAGAGTCGATCAGCAACTACGTTGCAGCCCTCAGAAGCTTGTCAGCTGACTGTAACTTCGGAGTGCCAGCGACAACGTCTGCTACATCGACGCCACCGGCAGAAGGCCACGCAGCCGTTCTGGCGAACCCCACCAtgctgccccaagatgtgatgctTCGCGACAGGTTCGTGTGCGGCATCCGCGACGAGCATCTGCAGCAGCGACTGTTCGCGGAGAAAGACTTGACTTTTCAACGCGCGTTGGACTTGGCACTGTCGTCCGAAAGTGCgtcgaagcagcaacgaggacTTAAGGGAGCGACGAGCTCCGCGGAGGTGCACAAGACTTCGCAGTctaaaaaggaaagcaaacaTTCGGCTCAGCAACGGCGCTGCTACCGATGCGACGGCTGGCACGAGGCTGACACCTGCAAATTCAGGACAGCGCAATGCCGTTTTTGTTCCAAAAAGGGTCACATCGAGAACGCCTGCAtctccaaaaagaagaaaaacaaagaaggcaacctCAACGCCCGGCAAGGAACTCACATGGTTAACGCCCAACCTGTGTGCTACGACCTCGAAGACACCGATAGGTGCTACGACCTACATGCCGTGAGTGGGCGACAACCCTGCCCTAAATTCCTCGTTGACGTGAAAGTCGAGGGAAGGCCCCTGAAATTCGAAGTGGACACGGGCGCCGCATGTTCTCTCATCAGTGAGGCTACCTACCACCTAACGTGGCCAGCGAACGCCCCAAAGCTTTCGAGAGAACCCCTAGACTTACGCACCTGGTCAGGGGAAGAACTTGACACCGTCGGTTCGGCACaagttcgtgtgcgtttcaaaTCAAAGGACTACGTGCTGCCCCTGCTGATAATGAAAGGGACTGGGTGCAACCTGCTCGGACGTGACTGGTTTTCAGCACTGAACATCCGTGTTCACGGAATAAACCAGGTCGCCGAACCAAGTAAAGAGATTCAGGAGGTTCTCGCACGCCATCCTGATGTATTTAAGGAAGGTATCGACGGCTACGTGGGTCCATTGGTTCACTTGGACTTGGAAGAAG ATTACAGGAGCACAGTTAACGCGGTGGTCAAGAAGACGGCATACCCACTGCCGACAACTGCGGAGGTGTTCGCAAAGTTGAGCGGTGGAACGACATTTTCGACGTTAGACCTGTACCAGGCCTATCAGCAGCTAAGAGTGGACGACGAGACAGCCGCATTGCTCACCGTCAACACCACCAAAGGACTGTTCAAG CGGAAGCGCCGCCGCCGCATGATCTGTCCACAACGCCCGACTCCGAGCATAGCGAAGCTGAGGCCAGGCTGGACACTTGTGCGACGCAAGCTCGCGATGACCAACCCAGCGGGTCCGCGCAGCACCAAAGTGCGCCTAGGCCCCAACGTGATCGGCGTCCACCTGACCGATACGGTGACCCCGTCTAAGGGGTAA